The following are encoded together in the Triticum dicoccoides isolate Atlit2015 ecotype Zavitan chromosome 6B, WEW_v2.0, whole genome shotgun sequence genome:
- the LOC119324223 gene encoding uncharacterized protein LOC119324223, with amino-acid sequence MADTGGAPPITVKLLVDTRPPRPRVVFAEAGKDAVDFLFSLLTLPAGTAVRLLGKESMSMVGSVGNLYASVERLEGSYLRPGFAKDALIRPATQASPLLRLPAPPAPAPRSFFTCGAINHFNYQGCRGYVSDARGARCPACGNEMATVSQYVPPPPAKPEESADAATTGFVQGAVTYTVTDDLAVAPMSAISSIARLGAVAAVGGLGALQERTVELGYKEGLEILKASLRSKTVLTDVFLGTGGKKPPPSSKNNGNGGTRYECLTWRV; translated from the coding sequence ATGGCGGACACCGGCGGTGCCCCGCCGATCACCGTGAAGCTCCTGGTGGACACGAGGCCGCCGCGGCCGCGCGTGGTGTTCGCGGAGGCCGGCAAGGACGCCGTCGACTTCCTCTTCTCCCTCCTCACCCTGCCGGCCGGCACGGCCGTGAGGCTGCTGGGGAAGGAGTCCATGTCCATGGTGGGTAGCGTCGGCAACCTCTACGCCAGCGTGGAGCGGCTCGAGGGCAGCTACCTGCGGCCCGGCTTCGCCAAGGACGCGCTCATCCGCCCCGCCACGCAGGCCAGCCCGCTCCTCCGCCTGCCCGCGCCGCCGGCCCCGGCCCCGAGGAGCTTCTTCACCTGCGGCGCCATCAACCACTTCAACTACCAAGGCTGCCGCGGGTACGTGTCCGACGCCAGGGGCGCCCGGTGCCCGGCCTGCGGGAACGAGATGGCGACCGTGTCCCAGtacgtgccgccgccgccggccaagcCGGAGGAGAGCGCAGACGCGGCGACGACGGGGTTCGTGCAGGGGGCCGTGACGTACACGGTGACGGACGACCTGGCCGTCGCGCCCATGTCGGCCATCTCCAGCATCGCGCGGCtcggcgccgtcgccgccgtcgggggcctcggcgcgctccaggAGAGGACCGTGGAGCTCGGGTACAAGGAGGGCCTGGAGATCCTCAAGGCCTCGCTGCGGTCCAAGACTGTCCTCACAGACGTCTTCCTCGGCACCGGCGGCAAGAAGCCTCCTCCGTCGTCCAAGAACAACGGCAACGGCGGCACAAGATACGAGTGTCTCACCTGGCGTGTTTGA